Proteins from a genomic interval of Polaribacter sejongensis:
- a CDS encoding homocysteine S-methyltransferase family protein has product MSNIYKALQERILVLDGAMGTMLQAYKFTEEDFRGERFKDYPSPLQGNNDLLSITQPEAIKTIHGKYFEAGADIIETNTFSGTTIAMADYQMENLVYELNYQSAKIAKEVANEFTAKEPHKPRFVAGSIGPTNRTASMSPDVNDPGYRAVTFDELRIAYKQQVEALLDGGADLLLVETVFDTLNAKAALFAIEEVKDERSIDVPIMLSGTITDASGRTLSGQTAEAFLISVSHIPLLSVGFNCALGANLLQPHLQAIANKTDFAISAHPNAGLPNAFGEYDETAEEMGEQIEEYLKKDLINIIGGCCGTSPEHISEIARISGKYKPRAFVVNKQVLDI; this is encoded by the coding sequence ATGTCAAATATATACAAAGCTTTACAAGAAAGAATTTTGGTTTTAGATGGTGCTATGGGTACTATGCTACAAGCCTATAAATTCACGGAAGAAGATTTTAGAGGAGAACGTTTTAAAGACTATCCATCACCTTTACAAGGTAATAATGACTTGTTATCAATTACGCAACCAGAAGCAATAAAAACCATTCATGGTAAATATTTTGAAGCTGGTGCAGATATTATAGAAACCAATACTTTTTCTGGAACTACCATTGCAATGGCAGATTATCAGATGGAAAATTTAGTGTATGAACTAAATTATCAATCTGCAAAAATAGCCAAAGAAGTTGCAAATGAGTTTACAGCAAAAGAACCACACAAACCTCGTTTTGTAGCAGGTTCTATTGGGCCAACAAACAGAACTGCAAGTATGTCTCCAGATGTTAATGATCCTGGTTATAGAGCAGTAACTTTTGATGAATTAAGAATTGCTTATAAACAACAAGTTGAAGCATTATTAGATGGTGGTGCCGACTTATTGTTAGTAGAAACGGTGTTTGATACTCTAAATGCCAAAGCAGCATTATTTGCTATTGAAGAAGTAAAAGACGAGCGTAGTATTGATGTTCCAATTATGTTAAGTGGTACCATTACAGATGCTTCTGGTAGAACTTTATCTGGGCAAACTGCGGAAGCTTTTTTAATTTCTGTATCTCACATTCCTTTATTATCTGTAGGGTTTAATTGTGCTTTAGGAGCCAATTTATTACAACCCCATTTACAAGCTATTGCAAACAAAACAGATTTTGCTATTTCTGCACATCCAAATGCAGGATTGCCAAATGCTTTTGGAGAGTATGATGAAACTGCAGAAGAAATGGGAGAGCAGATAGAAGAGTATTTAAAGAAAGATTTAATCAATATTATCGGTGGATGTTGTGGAACATCACCAGAACATATTAGTGAGATTGCAAGGATTTCGGGAAAATATAAGCCAAGAGCCTTTGTTGTAAATAAACAGGTTTTAGATATATAA
- the cysM gene encoding cysteine synthase CysM — protein MKTKSIIDFVGNTPLVEVQNILKKEGVTLLLKLEGNNPGGSVKDRAAYYMISEAIKRKNIKKGDTLVEATSGNTGIALALMAKVLGVNMVLTMPENSTIERVKTMRAYGAKVILTPADEGIEGAIDYALKLKYKKGYFRLNQFDNFDNPKAHFNTTGPEIWRDTEGEVTHFVSAMGTTGTITGVSDYLKSQNENITIIGAQPTEGAKIPGIRKWSEEYMPAIFKAKKIDQIFEVSEEEAKEMTVRLAKEEGVFAGMSSGGSVATALKVAESIDKGVIVAIICDRGDRYLSSDIYE, from the coding sequence ATGAAAACCAAAAGTATCATAGATTTTGTTGGAAATACACCACTTGTAGAGGTACAAAATATCTTAAAGAAAGAAGGTGTTACTTTATTATTAAAACTAGAAGGGAACAATCCTGGGGGAAGTGTAAAGGATAGAGCAGCTTATTATATGATTTCTGAAGCTATTAAAAGAAAAAATATAAAGAAAGGTGATACTTTAGTAGAGGCAACAAGCGGAAACACAGGTATTGCATTGGCTTTAATGGCAAAAGTTTTAGGTGTAAATATGGTACTTACAATGCCAGAAAACTCTACCATAGAACGTGTTAAAACAATGAGAGCCTACGGAGCAAAAGTGATTTTAACTCCTGCAGATGAAGGGATTGAAGGTGCAATTGATTATGCTTTAAAGCTAAAATATAAAAAGGGATACTTTCGTTTAAATCAGTTTGATAATTTTGACAATCCGAAAGCACATTTTAATACAACAGGACCAGAAATTTGGAGAGATACAGAAGGAGAAGTAACTCATTTTGTTTCTGCCATGGGAACTACTGGAACTATTACTGGAGTTTCTGATTATCTAAAATCACAAAACGAAAACATTACTATTATTGGAGCACAGCCAACTGAAGGGGCAAAAATACCTGGAATTAGAAAGTGGTCTGAAGAATATATGCCAGCTATTTTTAAAGCTAAAAAAATAGATCAAATATTTGAAGTAAGTGAAGAAGAGGCAAAAGAAATGACGGTTCGTTTGGCAAAAGAAGAAGGTGTTTTTGCAGGAATGAGTAGTGGAGGATCTGTTGCTACCGCGTTAAAAGTAGCAGAATCAATAGATAAAGGTGTTATTGTTGCTATTATTTGTGATAGAGGAGATCGTTACTTATCATCAGATATCTACGAATAA
- the epsC gene encoding serine O-acetyltransferase EpsC yields the protein MKETAQIITFKNYSMCLRDAVEVFTKQLINNLFDERHLSESGAETRLKFLKILERLSVENGENLWNDFENSFVSIRQKLDLDAAAAEKNDPAAKSLEEIYLAYPGFYAIAVYRLSHQLLNLGIPVFPRIMSEYAHSKTGTEIHPGAEIGASFHIDHGTGTVIGESAIIKDNVQIFQGVTLGGIQVKKSLASTKRHPTIESGVVIYANATILGGDVVIGKNSVIGANVCIMESVPENSVVTVKSENNIFQKRN from the coding sequence ATGAAAGAAACAGCACAAATAATTACGTTTAAGAACTACAGCATGTGTTTAAGAGATGCCGTAGAAGTTTTTACGAAACAGTTAATTAATAACTTGTTTGATGAACGTCATTTGTCTGAAAGTGGTGCAGAAACAAGATTAAAGTTTTTAAAAATTTTAGAAAGATTATCCGTTGAAAATGGTGAAAATTTGTGGAATGATTTTGAAAATTCTTTTGTTTCTATTCGTCAAAAATTAGATTTAGATGCTGCTGCTGCAGAAAAAAATGATCCTGCTGCTAAAAGTTTAGAAGAAATTTACTTAGCATATCCAGGATTTTATGCCATTGCCGTGTATCGCTTAAGTCACCAATTATTAAACTTAGGAATCCCTGTTTTTCCAAGAATAATGAGTGAGTATGCGCATAGTAAAACCGGTACTGAGATTCATCCAGGAGCAGAAATAGGAGCTTCTTTTCATATAGATCACGGAACAGGAACTGTAATAGGAGAATCTGCAATAATAAAAGATAATGTACAGATTTTTCAAGGCGTCACTTTAGGAGGAATACAAGTAAAGAAAAGTTTAGCATCCACCAAAAGACATCCTACAATAGAAAGTGGTGTTGTTATTTATGCAAATGCTACCATTTTAGGAGGAGATGTTGTAATAGGAAAAAACTCTGTAATTGGAGCCAATGTTTGTATTATGGAATCCGTTCCAGAAAATTCGGTGGTAACAGTGAAATCAGAAAATAATATTTTTCAAAAAAGAAATTAG
- a CDS encoding 2Fe-2S iron-sulfur cluster-binding protein: MSVDINIKITDRNGVQHEVVAPTDMAMNLMEVVRSYELAEEGTIGICGGMAMCASCQCYVNSDHELPEMTDDEDAMLAEAFNVEDNSRLGCQIQMTPAMDGLEVVLAPEM; this comes from the coding sequence ATGAGCGTAGATATAAATATTAAAATAACTGATAGAAATGGTGTACAGCATGAAGTTGTAGCACCTACAGACATGGCAATGAACCTTATGGAAGTTGTTCGTTCTTACGAATTAGCAGAAGAAGGAACTATTGGTATTTGTGGCGGAATGGCTATGTGTGCTTCTTGTCAGTGTTATGTAAATTCAGATCACGAATTACCAGAAATGACAGATGATGAAGATGCTATGTTAGCAGAAGCATTTAATGTTGAAGACAATAGTAGATTGGGCTGTCAGATACAAATGACGCCAGCAATGGACGGGTTAGAAGTAGTATTAGCTCCAGAAATGTAA
- a CDS encoding NAD(P)/FAD-dependent oxidoreductase, whose product MITTDILIIGAGPTGLFTVFEAGLLKLKCHLIDALPQPGGQCSEIYPKKPIYDIPAYPEILAGDLTHKLIEQTKQFKPGFTLGERAETIDKQDDGTFIVTTNKGTKHHAKIVAIAGGLGSFEPRKPLIPNIADFEDKGVEYIIKEPEFYRDKKVVISGGGDSALDWAVFLSDVASEVTLIHRRNEFRGALDSVEKVQELKNLGKIRMITPAEVKGIIGTDKVTGVAVEKKGEDAFIVDTDHFIPLFGLSPKLGPIGNWGLEIEKNAIKVNNALDYQTNIPGIYAIGDVNTYPGKLKLILCGFHEATLMCQSAYKRIFPDKKYVMKYTTVGGVEGFDGTRKDAPKAVVKAIQ is encoded by the coding sequence ATGATTACAACAGACATACTTATTATTGGAGCAGGACCAACGGGGTTATTCACAGTTTTTGAAGCTGGTTTATTAAAATTAAAATGTCATTTAATTGATGCATTACCACAACCTGGTGGACAATGTTCTGAGATTTATCCGAAGAAACCAATTTATGATATTCCTGCATATCCAGAAATTTTAGCAGGAGATTTAACACATAAGTTAATAGAGCAAACAAAGCAATTTAAACCTGGTTTTACTTTAGGTGAAAGAGCGGAAACGATAGATAAGCAAGATGATGGTACTTTTATTGTTACAACCAATAAAGGAACAAAACACCATGCTAAAATTGTAGCAATTGCGGGAGGTTTAGGTTCTTTTGAACCAAGAAAACCATTGATACCTAATATCGCAGATTTTGAAGATAAAGGTGTTGAATATATTATTAAAGAACCAGAATTTTATAGAGATAAAAAAGTAGTAATTTCTGGTGGTGGAGATTCTGCTTTAGATTGGGCTGTTTTCTTGTCTGATGTAGCGTCTGAAGTAACTTTAATTCATAGAAGAAATGAATTTAGAGGCGCTTTAGATTCTGTAGAAAAAGTACAAGAATTAAAGAATTTAGGGAAGATTAGAATGATAACTCCTGCAGAAGTGAAAGGAATTATCGGAACAGATAAAGTAACAGGTGTTGCTGTAGAGAAAAAAGGAGAAGATGCTTTTATTGTAGATACAGATCACTTTATACCTTTATTTGGATTATCTCCAAAATTAGGTCCAATAGGTAATTGGGGATTAGAGATTGAGAAAAATGCAATTAAAGTAAATAATGCTTTAGATTATCAAACAAATATTCCTGGAATCTATGCTATTGGTGATGTAAACACGTATCCTGGTAAATTAAAATTAATTCTTTGTGGTTTTCACGAAGCAACTTTAATGTGTCAGAGTGCTTATAAAAGAATTTTTCCGGATAAGAAATACGTTATGAAATATACTACTGTTGGTGGTGTAGAAGGATTTGATGGAACAAGAAAAGATGCGCCAAAAGCAGTTGTAAAAGCTATTCAGTAA
- a CDS encoding precorrin-2 dehydrogenase/sirohydrochlorin ferrochelatase family protein has product MERNNLYPIFLKTKNLQVLIIGGGFVAEEKLTFLLKSSPDANVTMVSPMFREGTTTLAKKGNVKLIKEKYSKRYLKGKHIVVATTEFPEVNEKVYKHCRKRSILVNVADNPPFCDFYMGGIVTKGNVKVAISTNGKSPTTAKRLRQFFEDVIPENVDDLVKNLNEYRKTIKGNFEEKVEKLNEFTKSLVEK; this is encoded by the coding sequence ATGGAAAGAAATAATTTATATCCTATTTTCTTAAAAACTAAAAACCTTCAGGTTTTAATAATTGGAGGTGGTTTTGTTGCAGAAGAAAAATTGACGTTCTTATTAAAATCGAGTCCAGATGCAAATGTAACCATGGTTTCTCCTATGTTTAGAGAAGGCACAACAACATTAGCAAAGAAGGGTAACGTAAAATTGATCAAAGAAAAATACAGTAAACGGTATTTAAAAGGGAAACATATTGTTGTGGCAACAACAGAATTTCCAGAAGTAAACGAAAAAGTTTATAAACATTGTAGAAAGAGAAGCATATTAGTAAATGTTGCTGATAACCCTCCTTTTTGTGATTTTTATATGGGCGGTATTGTAACCAAAGGAAACGTAAAGGTTGCCATTTCTACCAACGGAAAATCACCAACAACAGCTAAAAGATTACGTCAGTTTTTTGAGGATGTAATTCCCGAAAACGTAGATGATTTGGTTAAGAATTTAAACGAATATAGAAAAACAATCAAAGGAAACTTTGAAGAAAAAGTAGAAAAGCTAAACGAGTTTACAAAGAGTTTAGTAGAAAAATAA
- the cobA gene encoding uroporphyrinogen-III C-methyltransferase, whose amino-acid sequence MSLKTPKLTVVGAGPGDIDLITVKAIKVLKTADVVLYDALVNEELLAYINPEAEQIFVGKRRGCYKYQQEQINELIVERAKSSGHVVRLKGGDPFIFGRGAEEMEYAANLGLEVAVVPGISSSLAVAAYQNIPLTKRGSAESFWVITGTTKDHKISNDIELAAKSNATIVVLMGMSKLPQIVKLFQAEGKNNLPVAIIQRGTTSREKLGIGTVDTIEKIVADNELKNPAIIVLGEVVKHRQVILDIQEQYANELKG is encoded by the coding sequence ATGAGTTTAAAAACACCAAAGTTAACCGTTGTAGGTGCAGGCCCTGGAGATATAGATTTAATTACAGTAAAAGCCATTAAGGTTTTAAAAACTGCCGATGTAGTTTTATATGATGCTTTGGTGAATGAAGAATTATTAGCATATATAAATCCGGAAGCCGAACAAATTTTCGTTGGAAAACGTAGAGGGTGTTATAAATATCAACAAGAACAAATTAATGAGTTAATTGTTGAACGAGCAAAATCTAGCGGACATGTAGTTCGTTTAAAAGGTGGAGATCCATTTATTTTTGGTAGAGGTGCAGAAGAAATGGAATATGCAGCAAATTTAGGTTTAGAGGTTGCGGTTGTTCCAGGAATTTCATCTTCGTTGGCAGTAGCTGCTTATCAAAATATACCTTTAACAAAACGTGGAAGCGCAGAAAGTTTTTGGGTAATTACTGGAACCACAAAAGATCATAAAATTTCTAATGATATAGAGTTGGCTGCAAAGTCTAACGCAACTATTGTGGTGTTAATGGGAATGAGTAAACTGCCTCAAATTGTAAAATTATTTCAAGCAGAAGGTAAAAATAATTTACCTGTAGCCATTATTCAAAGAGGTACTACTTCTAGAGAAAAACTAGGAATAGGAACTGTGGATACGATAGAAAAAATTGTTGCTGATAATGAATTGAAAAACCCTGCAATTATTGTTTTGGGTGAAGTAGTAAAACATCGTCAGGTAATTTTAGATATTCAAGAACAATATGCAAATGAATTAAAAGGATAG
- a CDS encoding HEPN domain-containing protein, whose translation MQSFRTEIENPVVERDIIELADKIAAFNNLEIDEEKFRSLRLARGVYGQRQEGVQMIRIKLPYGKVMSNQLRRISEVSDEYSRGRLHITTRQDIQIHYVDLQRTPELWAELERDDVTLREACGNVVRNVTASETAGIDVNEPFDVSPYADALYKFFLRNPICQEMGRKFKVSFSSTDEDTGLSYLHDLGYIAKIENGVRGFKVMVAGGLGSQPRHAETLYEFLPSDKIIPVMEGVLRVFDRYGERKSRAKARMKFLLKDIGLEAFKELVAQEQKAIELKTVAIDADGYVASTPVSVDAPQVEIKNQEAFDLWKSTNLIPQKQAGYVAIGIKVLLGDFYTDKARLLADLVDTYAAGEIRLTLRQNIVIPFVKEDLVPYFYQELEKLGFVEAGYNKAVDITACPGTDTCNLGIASSTGIAAELEKVIAAEYPQYLKNEDLVIKISGCMNACGQHNMANIGFQGMTVRTPDKLVAPALQVLLGGGNLGNGNALFADKVVKVPSKRGPEALRRIFNDFEANADGKSFVEYYKVTGERYFYDLLNDLQDVTNLTQEDFIDWGEADKYVKEIGIGECAGVVIDLIATLFLESDEKIENANVAFENKVYSGAIYYAYQSIVNSAKASLLAADKKTNTHASIVSQFDEYFIASGKIDLGSSFADLIYQINKFAPTEEFAKKYISDANTFLQKVRAFRNAETAIAK comes from the coding sequence ATGCAGAGTTTTAGAACCGAAATAGAGAATCCAGTTGTAGAAAGAGATATTATTGAATTAGCAGATAAAATTGCAGCATTCAATAATCTAGAAATAGACGAAGAAAAATTTAGAAGTTTACGTTTAGCAAGAGGTGTTTATGGTCAGCGTCAAGAAGGCGTACAAATGATTCGTATTAAATTGCCTTATGGTAAAGTAATGAGTAATCAATTACGTAGAATTTCTGAAGTTTCAGATGAGTATTCTAGAGGAAGATTACACATTACAACACGTCAAGATATTCAAATTCACTATGTAGATTTACAAAGAACGCCAGAATTATGGGCAGAATTAGAACGTGATGATGTTACGTTGCGTGAAGCTTGTGGTAATGTGGTTAGAAATGTAACAGCATCAGAAACTGCAGGTATCGATGTAAACGAACCTTTTGATGTTTCTCCGTATGCGGATGCTTTGTACAAATTCTTTTTACGTAACCCTATTTGTCAAGAAATGGGACGTAAATTTAAAGTTTCTTTTTCTTCTACAGATGAAGATACAGGATTGTCTTATTTACATGATTTAGGATATATTGCTAAAATAGAAAACGGCGTAAGAGGTTTTAAAGTGATGGTTGCAGGAGGATTAGGTTCTCAGCCAAGACACGCAGAAACTTTATATGAGTTTTTACCTTCAGATAAAATTATTCCAGTAATGGAAGGTGTTTTAAGAGTTTTTGATCGTTATGGCGAACGTAAAAGTAGAGCCAAAGCAAGAATGAAATTCTTATTAAAAGACATCGGTTTAGAAGCTTTTAAAGAATTAGTAGCACAAGAACAAAAGGCTATCGAATTAAAAACGGTTGCAATAGATGCAGATGGTTATGTTGCGTCAACTCCAGTTTCTGTAGATGCTCCACAAGTGGAAATAAAAAATCAAGAAGCATTTGATTTATGGAAATCGACCAACTTAATTCCACAAAAGCAAGCAGGTTATGTTGCTATCGGAATTAAAGTTTTATTAGGAGATTTTTATACAGATAAAGCACGTTTATTAGCAGATTTAGTAGATACATACGCAGCAGGAGAAATCCGATTAACCTTGCGTCAAAATATTGTTATTCCTTTTGTAAAAGAAGATTTAGTTCCTTATTTCTATCAAGAATTAGAAAAATTAGGTTTTGTAGAAGCAGGTTATAATAAGGCTGTAGATATTACGGCTTGTCCAGGAACTGATACTTGTAATTTAGGTATAGCAAGTAGTACAGGAATTGCAGCAGAACTAGAAAAAGTAATTGCGGCTGAATATCCTCAATACTTAAAAAACGAAGATCTTGTTATTAAGATTAGTGGTTGTATGAATGCTTGTGGACAACATAACATGGCAAACATTGGTTTTCAGGGAATGACCGTTAGAACACCAGATAAATTAGTGGCGCCAGCATTACAAGTTTTATTAGGTGGAGGAAATTTAGGAAACGGAAATGCATTATTTGCAGATAAAGTAGTAAAAGTGCCAAGTAAAAGAGGTCCGGAAGCATTACGTAGAATCTTTAATGATTTTGAAGCAAATGCTGATGGTAAATCTTTTGTAGAGTATTATAAAGTGACAGGAGAACGTTATTTTTATGATTTATTAAACGATTTACAAGATGTTACTAATTTAACTCAAGAAGATTTTATCGATTGGGGAGAAGCAGATAAATATGTAAAAGAAATAGGAATTGGAGAATGTGCAGGTGTTGTTATCGATTTAATTGCCACTTTGTTTTTAGAAAGTGATGAGAAAATTGAAAATGCAAATGTAGCTTTTGAAAACAAAGTATATTCAGGAGCTATTTACTACGCATATCAGTCTATTGTAAACTCTGCAAAAGCATCTTTATTAGCGGCAGATAAGAAAACAAATACTCATGCAAGTATTGTTTCTCAATTTGATGAGTACTTTATTGCATCAGGAAAAATAGATTTAGGATCTTCTTTTGCAGATTTAATTTATCAAATTAATAAGTTTGCTCCAACAGAAGAATTTGCAAAGAAGTATATTAGCGATGCGAATACGTTTTTACAGAAAGTAAGAGCTTTTAGAAATGCTGAAACTGCAATTGCAAAGTAA